From a region of the Rouxiella sp. S1S-2 genome:
- the mgtA gene encoding magnesium-translocating P-type ATPase, whose product MFKAFTHRLFTMFSRNLPRRLIRRSPMLENVQPTSGHDVPTSIVQHSQDCARADVEQLYTQFGSHFEGLTHAEADAVRERVGANQTDDQQPAPWWQHLWICYRNPFNLLLTLLAAVSYATEDMKATLVIGSMVVISTLMRFVQEARSNRAADALKAMVSNTATVLRCDTHTGRSETVELPINQLVPGDLVKLSAGDMIPADLRILSAKDLFISQAALTGESLPVEKLANSRLPVDCDPLEQDTLCFMGTNVISGTAMAMVISTGAQTWFGQLAERVIKQDEQPNAFQRGISKVSWLLIRFMMVMTPVVLLINGYTKGDWWEAALFSLSVAVGLTPEMLPMIVTSTLAKGAVKLSRQKVIVKHLDAIQNFGAMDILCTDKTGTLTQDKIILERHTDVLGSPCNNVLHLAWLNSHYQTGLKNLLDVAVLAGAEAAKMEQGVEHYSKVDEIPFDFDRRRMSVVVSEAADHHRLICKGALEEILSICTLVQLNDETVSLTDQLLKRIRRITDDLNQQGLRVVAVAHKVMPSRTGDYAVADESSLVLAGYIAFLDPPKESTAPALKALQNKGVTVKILTGDNPLVARKVCQDVGLSVDKIVIGSEIERLSDAELAEVAKTTRVFAKLAPLHKERIVRVLREQGHVVGFMGDGINDAPALRAADIGISVDSAVDIAKEAADIILLEKSLMVLEQGVTEGRRTFANMLKYIKMTASSNFGNVFSVLVASAFLPFLPMLPLHLLVQNLIYDVSQVAIPFDNVDEEQLAKPQRWNAGDIGRFMVFFGPISSVFDMLTFALMWWVFKANTPEMHTLFQTGWFIEGLLSQTLIVHMIRTRKVPFIQSRASWPLCMMTLLVVVVGIGLIFTPAAGFLQLQALPLGYFPWLVAILAAYMVLTQAVKGIFFRRYGWQ is encoded by the coding sequence ATGTTCAAAGCCTTCACCCATCGACTGTTCACTATGTTCAGCCGTAATTTGCCACGCCGCCTGATCCGCCGTTCTCCGATGCTGGAAAATGTGCAACCCACCTCCGGGCACGATGTGCCAACGTCTATTGTTCAGCACTCTCAGGACTGTGCTCGCGCCGATGTTGAACAATTATATACGCAATTCGGTAGCCATTTTGAGGGGCTAACCCATGCTGAAGCTGACGCAGTACGCGAACGCGTAGGGGCCAACCAAACCGACGACCAGCAGCCCGCGCCCTGGTGGCAGCATCTGTGGATTTGCTATCGCAACCCCTTCAACCTGCTTCTGACCCTGCTGGCCGCGGTGTCATACGCCACGGAAGACATGAAAGCCACGCTGGTGATTGGCAGCATGGTGGTTATTTCTACCCTGATGCGCTTCGTGCAGGAAGCCCGCTCGAACAGAGCCGCCGACGCCTTGAAAGCCATGGTCAGCAATACTGCCACGGTGCTGCGCTGTGATACCCATACCGGGCGCAGTGAAACGGTAGAATTACCTATCAATCAGCTCGTGCCTGGGGATCTGGTCAAACTTTCGGCGGGGGATATGATCCCGGCAGACTTGCGTATTCTTTCCGCTAAAGACCTGTTTATCAGCCAAGCGGCGCTGACCGGTGAGTCCTTGCCCGTCGAGAAGCTGGCCAATAGCCGTTTGCCGGTTGATTGTGACCCGCTCGAGCAGGACACGCTGTGCTTTATGGGCACCAACGTTATCAGCGGTACCGCAATGGCGATGGTGATATCCACGGGCGCACAGACGTGGTTCGGCCAGCTTGCCGAACGGGTGATTAAACAGGATGAGCAGCCTAACGCCTTCCAGCGCGGCATCAGCAAAGTGAGCTGGTTACTGATTCGCTTTATGATGGTGATGACGCCGGTAGTGTTGCTGATTAATGGCTACACCAAGGGTGACTGGTGGGAGGCGGCGCTGTTCTCGCTGTCGGTTGCCGTAGGCCTTACGCCTGAAATGCTACCAATGATCGTGACGTCTACTTTGGCAAAAGGCGCGGTTAAGCTCTCCCGCCAGAAAGTGATTGTTAAACATCTGGATGCGATTCAAAATTTTGGCGCGATGGATATTCTGTGTACCGATAAAACCGGCACCCTAACGCAGGATAAAATCATTCTTGAGCGCCACACCGACGTACTGGGTTCACCGTGCAACAATGTGCTGCATTTGGCCTGGCTCAACAGCCATTATCAGACGGGACTGAAAAACCTGCTCGACGTGGCGGTGCTTGCAGGTGCGGAAGCCGCGAAGATGGAGCAGGGGGTTGAGCACTACAGTAAAGTCGATGAAATTCCGTTTGATTTCGACCGACGTCGCATGTCGGTCGTGGTGTCTGAAGCCGCTGACCATCATCGCCTGATCTGTAAGGGCGCGCTGGAAGAAATTCTGTCAATTTGTACCCTTGTTCAGCTTAACGATGAAACTGTATCGTTGACGGATCAACTATTAAAGCGCATCCGCCGCATTACCGACGATCTTAACCAGCAGGGACTCAGAGTGGTCGCCGTCGCCCATAAAGTCATGCCCTCACGTACGGGAGACTATGCGGTAGCCGATGAGTCCAGCCTGGTCCTGGCCGGATATATCGCCTTCCTCGATCCACCAAAAGAGAGCACCGCACCGGCTTTGAAAGCGCTGCAAAATAAAGGCGTAACGGTGAAAATCCTCACCGGTGACAATCCGCTGGTGGCGAGAAAAGTTTGTCAGGACGTCGGTCTGTCAGTGGATAAAATTGTCATCGGCAGCGAAATAGAACGACTTAGCGATGCTGAACTGGCTGAGGTGGCTAAAACAACCCGCGTTTTCGCTAAACTTGCGCCGTTACATAAAGAACGCATTGTCCGCGTGCTGCGTGAACAGGGCCACGTTGTTGGTTTTATGGGCGACGGCATCAATGATGCACCGGCACTGCGGGCGGCTGATATTGGTATTTCGGTGGATTCTGCGGTGGATATCGCCAAAGAAGCGGCGGATATTATCCTGCTGGAAAAAAGCCTGATGGTGCTGGAACAGGGCGTTACCGAGGGCCGTCGCACCTTTGCCAACATGCTCAAATACATCAAAATGACCGCCAGCTCCAACTTCGGTAATGTTTTCAGCGTATTGGTAGCCAGTGCTTTTCTGCCGTTTCTGCCGATGCTGCCGCTGCACCTGCTGGTACAGAACCTGATTTATGATGTCTCTCAGGTTGCGATCCCCTTTGATAACGTTGATGAAGAGCAGTTGGCGAAGCCACAGCGCTGGAATGCGGGCGATATCGGACGCTTTATGGTGTTCTTTGGTCCGATAAGCTCGGTGTTTGATATGCTGACTTTCGCGCTGATGTGGTGGGTATTCAAAGCCAATACGCCAGAAATGCACACTTTATTCCAGACCGGCTGGTTTATTGAAGGGCTGCTGTCGCAAACGCTGATTGTGCATATGATCCGCACGCGGAAAGTGCCGTTTATTCAGAGTCGCGCGTCGTGGCCGCTGTGCATGATGACGTTATTGGTGGTCGTGGTGGGCATTGGCCTTATCTTTACTCCCGCCGCCGGATTCCTGCAACTGCAGGCATTGCCATTAGGCTACTTCCCATGGCTGGTAGCGATTCTGGCGGCCTATATGGTGTTGACTCAGGCAGTTAAAGGCATTTTCTTCCGCCGCTACGGCTGGCAGTAA
- a CDS encoding TerC family protein yields MMNSVGNPLLWGSFAVVVVVMLAIDMLLQGRKGEQSMTMKSAALWSLLWVGLSLLFNYGFWWYLNGEFGREVADKQALAFLTGYLIEKALAVDNVFVWLMLFSYFSVPASLQRRVLVYGVLGAIVLRTGMIFAGSWLVSEFSWILYVFGAFLLFTGIKMALAKEDDGAIGDKPIIRWLRGRLRMTDELSGEKFFVRRNGLLYATPLVLVLIMVELSDVIFAVDSIPAIFAVTTDPFIVLTSNLFAILGLRAMYFLLANVAERFSMLKYGLAVILVFIGAKMLLLDLIHIPVGISLGVVASILALTLIINAWVNYRNDKS; encoded by the coding sequence ATGATGAATTCCGTTGGAAATCCGCTGTTGTGGGGTTCTTTCGCGGTGGTGGTGGTGGTCATGCTGGCGATAGACATGCTGCTGCAGGGGCGCAAAGGCGAGCAGAGCATGACGATGAAAAGTGCAGCGCTGTGGTCACTGCTCTGGGTGGGCCTGTCATTGCTGTTTAACTATGGTTTCTGGTGGTATCTCAACGGCGAATTTGGCCGCGAAGTTGCCGATAAGCAGGCGCTGGCTTTTCTAACCGGTTATCTGATCGAGAAAGCTCTGGCGGTCGATAACGTCTTTGTCTGGCTGATGTTGTTCAGTTATTTCAGCGTACCTGCCAGCCTGCAGCGCCGAGTATTGGTGTATGGCGTGTTGGGTGCGATTGTGCTGCGTACCGGTATGATTTTCGCCGGCAGTTGGCTGGTTTCTGAGTTCAGCTGGATCCTTTACGTATTTGGCGCGTTCTTGCTGTTTACCGGTATTAAAATGGCGCTGGCCAAAGAAGACGACGGCGCTATTGGCGACAAACCGATTATCCGCTGGCTGCGCGGGCGTTTACGCATGACGGATGAGCTGTCGGGCGAGAAATTTTTCGTACGCCGCAACGGGCTGCTGTACGCCACCCCGTTGGTTTTAGTGTTGATCATGGTAGAACTCAGCGACGTTATCTTTGCCGTTGACAGCATTCCGGCTATTTTTGCTGTCACCACCGATCCGTTTATTGTGCTGACTTCAAACCTGTTTGCGATCCTGGGCCTGCGTGCCATGTATTTCCTGTTGGCTAACGTTGCAGAGCGCTTCTCAATGCTCAAGTATGGCCTGGCGGTGATTTTGGTATTTATTGGTGCAAAAATGCTGCTGCTGGACCTTATTCACATTCCAGTGGGTATCTCTCTGGGCGTTGTGGCCAGTATTTTGGCTTTAACCTTGATCATTAACGCTTGGGTTAACTATAGAAACGATAAATCTTAG
- a CDS encoding glutamine amidotransferase, with the protein MSQCVQKPLLILQTGQAPEPIRALHGNFPQMFIRQGNIDSQQVVIIDLQAGERPLPPSHYAGAVITGSRSMVTEHLEWSEYAADWIRQAMLSNLPMLGACYGHQLMSYALGGKVDFHPQGIEVGTEEIELLPAANNDPLVSALPARFSANLIHLQTVLQPPACATVLAKSAHDPHQILRYGPNAISTQFHPEFSAAVMRTYLPWLDQQASDDSVDYYGKLENVSETPLSQGLLLAFIASLGKQRALAG; encoded by the coding sequence ATGAGTCAATGTGTCCAAAAACCCCTACTTATTTTGCAAACCGGCCAGGCGCCTGAACCTATTCGTGCGCTGCACGGCAATTTCCCGCAGATGTTTATTCGTCAGGGAAATATCGACAGTCAGCAGGTAGTCATTATTGACCTGCAGGCCGGTGAGCGCCCTCTTCCGCCGAGCCACTATGCTGGAGCGGTGATTACCGGTTCACGTAGCATGGTGACCGAACACCTTGAGTGGAGCGAGTACGCCGCTGACTGGATACGTCAGGCTATGCTGAGTAATTTGCCGATGTTGGGTGCCTGCTACGGGCACCAACTTATGTCGTATGCGCTGGGCGGAAAAGTCGATTTTCATCCCCAGGGCATTGAAGTCGGTACGGAAGAAATTGAGCTACTGCCGGCGGCCAACAATGATCCTCTGGTTTCAGCGCTTCCTGCACGGTTCAGCGCCAACCTGATCCATCTGCAAACCGTGTTGCAGCCGCCTGCCTGCGCCACGGTTTTGGCAAAATCAGCGCACGATCCACATCAGATCCTGCGCTACGGTCCCAACGCCATTAGCACCCAGTTTCACCCAGAGTTCAGCGCAGCCGTGATGAGAACTTATTTGCCATGGCTTGACCAGCAGGCATCCGACGACAGCGTTGATTACTATGGGAAGCTCGAAAACGTCAGCGAAACGCCGCTCAGTCAGGGGCTGCTACTCGCTTTCATAGCATCACTGGGAAAGCAGCGCGCACTAGCAGGTTAG
- a CDS encoding nucleoside hydrolase yields MAHHKIILDCDPGVDDAVAILLALASPEEIELIGITTVAGNVPLKRTAYNARRICTLAGREDIPVYAGCPRPMLEAAGPQSTVHGDDGLGNVKLPEPGFALQAQHAVDFIIHSLHAEPGQITLCPIGPMTNIALAIIKDPSIVPKIKQIVFMGGAAFCPGNTSPVAEFNIYVDPWAAHVVLSAGIPQVMLGLDVTLQAKIDAAYLDELQQMTPLLEITTAMMRSYGAGDPCLHDPCAIAWLIDPSLFKGVQGKISISYQNDTHRGQTLVAVKSRHLENNATNIEVITEVNNPQLLKMLSERLSRL; encoded by the coding sequence GTGGCACATCATAAAATTATTCTCGATTGCGACCCAGGTGTAGATGACGCGGTTGCTATTTTACTGGCACTGGCTTCACCCGAAGAGATAGAGCTGATAGGTATAACCACGGTTGCAGGCAATGTGCCACTCAAGCGTACGGCCTACAACGCGAGACGAATTTGTACCCTCGCAGGTCGTGAAGACATTCCGGTTTATGCCGGGTGCCCTCGCCCGATGCTTGAAGCCGCAGGCCCACAGTCAACGGTGCACGGCGACGACGGGTTAGGCAACGTCAAGCTTCCTGAGCCGGGTTTTGCTCTGCAAGCTCAACATGCGGTAGATTTTATCATTCATTCTCTTCACGCCGAGCCGGGCCAGATAACTCTTTGTCCCATCGGGCCGATGACGAATATTGCCCTGGCGATTATCAAAGACCCGTCTATCGTCCCGAAAATAAAACAGATTGTCTTCATGGGCGGTGCGGCTTTTTGCCCGGGAAACACCTCGCCGGTGGCCGAATTTAATATCTATGTTGACCCCTGGGCGGCACACGTGGTGCTGAGCGCGGGCATCCCTCAGGTCATGCTGGGCCTGGATGTGACACTGCAAGCTAAAATTGACGCCGCTTATCTTGATGAGCTGCAACAGATGACTCCTCTGCTGGAAATCACCACGGCAATGATGCGCAGCTATGGCGCAGGTGATCCTTGCCTGCATGACCCCTGTGCGATTGCCTGGCTCATCGACCCAAGTTTATTCAAAGGGGTACAGGGAAAAATTAGCATAAGTTATCAGAATGATACGCACCGCGGCCAAACGCTGGTTGCGGTGAAGTCGCGCCATTTGGAAAACAACGCGACCAATATTGAAGTGATTACTGAAGTGAACAATCCTCAACTTCTGAAGATGCTGAGCGAACGACTGAGCCGCCTGTAG
- the treR gene encoding trehalose operon repressor TreR, translating into MQNRLTIKDIARLSGVGKSTVSRVLNNEGHVSPQTRERVLAVIEQQSFLPSKSARAMRGQSDKVVAIIVSRLDSPSENQAVRTMLPLLYEQGYDPIVMESKFSVQRVQEHLQVLHQRAADGVILFGFTGLDEQILEGWREKTVIVARQYQGFSSVCYDDSGAVNLLLNQLYQQGHRHISYMGTHEADTTTGALRTQAYQEFCLHKRLEPVLTLGELTYHSGYELAPGILRADTTAVICASDSIALGVAKYLQQQQKNDITLCGIGNNLLMRFLFPQALTVELGYGRAGTEAVRLLMSQLHSAPSEQHIIVPCQLADPLPQTV; encoded by the coding sequence ATGCAAAATCGTCTGACTATTAAAGACATTGCCCGACTGAGCGGTGTGGGGAAATCTACCGTTTCCAGAGTGCTGAATAATGAAGGCCACGTCAGTCCACAAACGCGTGAACGCGTGCTGGCGGTTATCGAGCAACAGTCATTTCTGCCCTCAAAATCCGCCAGAGCGATGCGCGGTCAAAGCGATAAAGTCGTTGCCATTATCGTCTCTCGTCTCGATTCGCCGTCTGAAAATCAGGCGGTGCGCACTATGCTGCCGCTGCTGTATGAGCAGGGCTACGATCCCATCGTGATGGAAAGCAAGTTCAGCGTGCAGCGCGTGCAGGAGCATCTGCAAGTTTTACACCAGCGTGCGGCCGACGGCGTGATTCTGTTTGGCTTCACTGGCCTGGACGAGCAAATCCTAGAAGGCTGGCGGGAAAAAACCGTGATCGTGGCGCGTCAGTATCAGGGATTTTCCAGCGTGTGCTATGACGACAGCGGCGCTGTCAATCTGTTGTTGAATCAGCTTTATCAGCAAGGGCATCGCCACATCAGCTACATGGGAACTCACGAGGCCGACACCACGACGGGTGCGCTGCGTACTCAGGCTTATCAGGAATTTTGTCTGCATAAACGGCTTGAACCGGTGCTGACATTGGGCGAACTCACCTACCACAGTGGGTATGAGCTGGCACCGGGAATTTTGCGCGCTGACACCACTGCGGTAATTTGTGCCTCCGACAGCATCGCGCTTGGGGTAGCCAAGTACCTGCAACAGCAGCAGAAAAACGATATTACCCTGTGCGGGATCGGTAATAACCTATTGATGCGCTTCCTGTTTCCTCAGGCACTGACGGTTGAATTAGGCTATGGGCGCGCAGGCACTGAAGCCGTACGCCTGCTGATGTCGCAGCTGCACTCCGCCCCGTCTGAACAACATATTATTGTGCCCTGCCAGCTGGCCGATCCCCTGCCTCAGACCGTCTGA
- a CDS encoding Gfo/Idh/MocA family protein, translating to MIRFAVVGTNWITKSFIDAAHESGKLKLTAVYSRTLENAKALGHDYPVEHYFDSLEALAASDAIDAVYIASPNSLHCEQTLLFLNHKKHVICEKPLSSTLAEAEQAIRCANDNQVVLFEAFKTAYLPNFLHMKSTLGRMGPLRKAIFNYCQYSSRYQRYLAGENPNTFNPAFSNGSIMDIGYYCLASSVALFGEPNTVVASATLLESGVDAQGTVLMGYKNTTYGDFEVVINHSKVSDSLLPSEIQGEEGTLQIDKLSECQTLRYTPRGGQTLDLTQPQHINTMLYEAETFATLVDSKFYGHPGLEVSRITAKLLTEIRHQTGVVFPADNQRVVENI from the coding sequence ATGATTCGCTTTGCCGTAGTGGGCACTAACTGGATAACCAAAAGCTTTATCGACGCCGCCCATGAAAGTGGCAAACTCAAGCTGACGGCGGTTTACTCACGCACGCTGGAAAATGCCAAAGCACTTGGTCACGACTACCCGGTAGAACACTATTTTGATTCACTGGAAGCCCTGGCCGCTTCTGACGCAATTGACGCCGTTTATATTGCCAGTCCCAACTCCCTGCACTGCGAACAAACTCTGCTGTTTCTCAACCATAAGAAACACGTAATTTGCGAGAAGCCGCTGTCCTCCACTCTCGCAGAGGCGGAGCAGGCAATTCGCTGCGCCAACGACAATCAGGTGGTGCTGTTTGAGGCCTTTAAAACGGCCTATTTGCCTAACTTCCTGCATATGAAAAGTACGCTCGGCAGAATGGGGCCGCTGCGCAAAGCCATTTTTAACTACTGCCAGTACTCGTCGCGCTATCAGCGCTATCTGGCGGGAGAGAATCCTAATACCTTTAATCCCGCGTTCTCCAACGGCTCCATTATGGATATCGGCTATTACTGCCTCGCCAGTAGCGTGGCGCTATTTGGCGAGCCAAACACGGTGGTTGCCAGCGCGACGCTGCTGGAGAGCGGCGTGGATGCTCAGGGAACCGTGCTGATGGGCTATAAAAACACGACCTACGGTGATTTTGAGGTGGTGATCAACCACTCGAAAGTGAGTGATTCGCTGCTACCAAGTGAAATTCAGGGCGAAGAGGGCACACTGCAAATCGATAAACTATCTGAATGCCAAACGCTGCGCTATACGCCACGCGGTGGGCAAACGCTGGATCTAACGCAGCCTCAGCACATCAACACTATGCTCTATGAGGCAGAAACCTTTGCCACCCTGGTAGACAGCAAGTTTTATGGCCATCCGGGATTAGAAGTGTCGCGTATTACGGCCAAACTGCTGACTGAAATTCGTCATCAGACGGGCGTAGTCTTCCCTGCGGATAACCAGCGGGTTGTTGAAAATATTTAA
- a CDS encoding M48 family metallopeptidase: MPELTYLQGYPEHLQAQVRQLIDQNRLGSVLLSRYPEPHELTTDKSLYQYTLDLKNQYLRSSSPLSKVAYDNKIHVMRHALGLHTAISRIQGGKLKAKAEIRVATVFKSAPEAFLRMIVVHELAHIKEKEHNKAFYSLCCHMTPDYHQLEFDTRMYLTHLDLFGKLYR, from the coding sequence ATGCCAGAATTGACCTATCTGCAAGGGTATCCGGAACATCTTCAGGCCCAGGTGCGCCAGTTGATCGACCAAAATCGTCTTGGCAGCGTTCTGCTGAGCCGCTATCCAGAACCTCACGAGCTGACCACCGACAAATCGCTCTATCAATATACGCTCGACTTGAAAAACCAATATTTGCGCAGCTCGTCTCCACTGAGCAAAGTGGCCTATGATAATAAAATTCACGTTATGCGCCACGCGTTGGGCCTGCATACTGCCATTTCACGCATTCAGGGCGGCAAACTGAAAGCCAAGGCCGAAATACGCGTTGCTACGGTGTTTAAAAGTGCACCGGAGGCATTTCTGCGTATGATTGTGGTTCACGAGCTGGCACACATTAAAGAAAAAGAACATAACAAAGCGTTTTACAGCCTGTGCTGTCACATGACGCCGGATTATCATCAGCTCGAATTTGATACACGCATGTACCTGACTCACCTCGATCTGTTCGGAAAACTGTATCGTTAG
- the rlmG gene encoding 23S rRNA (guanine(1835)-N(2))-methyltransferase RlmG, which produces MSHFELDTLHLELERYPLQEESTTLQAWEAADEYLLQTLTTDTLNGRPVLIFNDSFGTLTCALQAFSPVSIGDSFMSQLATQHNLRLNGLDDSRVTHQSSLAPLPQAPGLVVIKVPKTLALLEQQLRALREVVTPDTQIIAGAKARDIHTSTLQLFEKILGPTRTSLAWKKARLIHCQAESDMQPAEQVTTEWALDDSEMRITNHANVFSRTGLDIGARFFMQHLPEGIEGRMVDLGCGNGVIGITALALNPDAEMLFVDESYMAVESSRANVENNLPQDLARCEFEVNNMLAGVERETLHAVLCNPPFHQGTVVSDDTAWRMFCDAKRCLQPGGELRIVGNRHLDYYQKLRRLFGNCTTIATNQKFVILRSVKTNAGY; this is translated from the coding sequence ATGAGCCATTTTGAACTGGATACACTGCATCTTGAGCTGGAACGTTATCCGCTGCAGGAAGAATCCACCACGTTGCAGGCATGGGAAGCGGCGGATGAGTATTTGCTGCAAACCTTGACCACCGACACACTCAATGGCCGTCCTGTGCTTATTTTTAACGACAGTTTCGGTACTCTGACCTGTGCGCTGCAGGCGTTTTCACCGGTAAGCATCGGCGATTCGTTTATGAGCCAACTGGCGACCCAGCATAACCTGCGCCTCAACGGCCTGGATGATTCGCGGGTAACCCACCAAAGCAGCCTGGCACCTCTGCCGCAGGCACCGGGTTTAGTGGTTATCAAGGTGCCTAAAACGCTGGCCCTGCTTGAGCAACAGCTGCGCGCACTGCGTGAGGTAGTGACGCCCGATACGCAAATTATCGCCGGCGCCAAAGCGCGAGATATTCATACCTCTACGCTGCAGCTGTTTGAGAAGATCCTCGGCCCTACGCGTACCAGCCTGGCCTGGAAAAAAGCCCGTCTGATACACTGTCAGGCCGAAAGCGATATGCAGCCTGCCGAGCAGGTCACGACCGAATGGGCGTTAGACGACAGCGAAATGCGCATCACCAACCATGCCAACGTGTTTTCTCGCACGGGACTGGATATTGGCGCGCGCTTCTTTATGCAGCATTTGCCAGAGGGTATTGAAGGCCGCATGGTTGACCTCGGCTGCGGCAATGGCGTCATCGGCATCACCGCACTGGCGCTTAACCCAGATGCTGAAATGTTGTTTGTCGATGAGTCTTACATGGCCGTTGAATCGAGTCGCGCCAACGTCGAAAACAACCTGCCGCAGGATCTTGCCCGCTGCGAGTTTGAAGTGAATAACATGCTGGCCGGCGTTGAGCGTGAAACGTTGCACGCCGTATTGTGCAACCCGCCGTTCCATCAGGGCACCGTGGTCAGCGATGACACTGCATGGCGCATGTTCTGCGACGCCAAGCGCTGCCTGCAGCCGGGCGGTGAATTACGCATCGTGGGCAACCGTCATCTGGACTATTACCAGAAACTGCGCCGCCTGTTCGGCAACTGCACCACCATTGCCACTAATCAGAAGTTTGTTATCCTGCGTTCGGTAAAAACCAATGCCGGTTACTAA